Proteins encoded together in one Balearica regulorum gibbericeps isolate bBalReg1 chromosome 3, bBalReg1.pri, whole genome shotgun sequence window:
- the PAX1 gene encoding paired box protein Pax-1: MAGGRQQVCRGSQARRASGPQQTPATERGPSPPGHTGSRRFPPRKHQPPPRPGSPGDIPAQHTYGEVNQLGGVFVNGRPLPNAIRLRIVELAQLGIRPCDISRQLRVSHGCVSKILARYNETGSILPGAIGGSKPRVTTPNVVKHIRDYKQGDPGIFAWEIRDRLLADGVCDKYNVPSVSSISRILRNKIGSLSQPGPYDGGKQPPPQPALPYNHIYQYPYPSPVAPPAAKMGGHPGAAVAAAHVSLPRSWPSAHSVTNILGIRTFVEQTGALAGTEGSAYPPKMEDWPSVNRTAFPPAQAVNGIDKAAMEGDIKYPQPAPGLSSVGSFLPACAYPPSNQHGVYGGPAGGYIPPGHPWQPQGSPLAHHGPGVAVHGGDLATAMAFKQPGREVVDRKPASPVGKSPDPLNTIHGLSIPASSS, translated from the exons ATGGCGGGTGGGCGGCAGCAGGTTTGCAGGGGGAGCCAGGCGCGGAGGGCGTCCGGCCCCCAGCAGACCCCCGCTACCGAGCGCGGCCCCTCGCCACCGGGCCACACCGGCAGCCGGCGGTTCCCCCCTCGAAagcaccagccccccccccgccccggatCCCCTGGCGATATCCCCGCCC AGCACACCTACGGGGAGGTGAACCAGCTGGGCGGCGTCTTCGTCAACGGGCGGCCGCTGCCCAACGCCATCCGGCTGCGGATCGTGGAGCTGGCGCAGCTCGGGATCCGGCCCTGCGACATCAGCCGCCAGCTCCGCGTCTCGCACGGCTGCGTCAGCAAGATCCTGGCCCGTTACAACGAGACCGGCTCCATCCTGCCCGGGGCCATCGGCGGCAGCAAGCCGCGGGTCACCACCCCCAACGTGGTCAAGCACATCCGAGACTACAAGCAGGGCGACCCCGGCATCTTCGCCTGGGAGATCCGCGACCGGCTGCTGGCGGACGGCGTCTGCGACAAGTACAACGTGCCCTCGGTCAGCTCCATCAGCCGCATCCTGCGCAACAAAATCGGCAGCCTCTCCCAGCCCGGCCCCTACGACGGCGGGAAGCAGCCGCCCCCCCAGCCCGCCCTGCCCTACAACCACATCTACCAGTACCCCTACCCCAGCCCCGTGGCCCCCCCGGCCGCCAAGATGGGGGGTCACCCCGGCGCGGCCGTGGCGGCGGCCCACGTCAGCCTGCCGCGCTCCTGGCCCTCGGCGCACTCCGTCACCAACATCCTGGGCATCCGCACCTTCGTGGAGCAGACGG GGGCTCTGGCCGGCACAGAGGGGTCTGCCTACCCCCCCAAAATGGAAGACTGGCCCAGCGTGAACAGGACGGCCTTCCCCCCGGCCCAGGCGGTCAACGGCATCGACAAGGCTGCCATGGAAGGAGATATCAAGTACCCGCAG CCCGCCCCGGGGCTCTCCTCGGTGGGCAGCTTCCTCCCGGCCTGCGCCTACCCCCCCTCCAACCAGCACGGCGTCTACGGCGGGCCGGCCGGCGGCTACATCCCCCCGGGCCACCCCTGGCAGCCGCAGGGCAGCCCCTTGGCCCACCACGGGCCCGGCGTGGCGGTGCACGGCGGCGACCTGGCCACGGCGATGGCGTTCAAGCAGCCCGGGAGGGAAG TCGTGGACAGAAAACCTGCCAGCCCTGTGGGGAAATCTCCAGACCCTCTAAATACCATCCACGGACTCTCTATCCCAGCCTCCTCTTCCTAG